The genomic segment GGTGCAAGGGTGTTAATCAGAGTGCAAAGCTTTGCAGGGTAGTGGCGAACAAAGTGCTGACACAGAAGCTAAGTAACGATCAAACCCAATGATAGAAATATCCATTCATTATCAAGTCAGCACCATCCATGGCAAAAGTTAAAATACTGTAACTTTATCAAAAACATATGGCACCTTGCCCTGAAGCAACAGGGGCAAAAACAAGCTTAAATCCTGCAATGCTAAATAATCGCCTAGCCGATAAAGACAAATTTAATCTCATACTGACTATTTTATTCATCACAGAGAAATTAAATCAGCAGGACTATCGTACCTATCCTAAGCTGCAAGTTACAGTAAATATCAGGTATTGATGAATGAGTGGAGTCCAGATACCACTTTAAAAAACGGGGCGTAACCGAAAAGCCTTACGAGTAGGATGTGACAAGGAGATTTTTATGAGTGATACCGCAATAGAAAGCTCGTCAGCAGATTACGAAGTCACTGTATCGTCCCCCGCAACAACAGAGCAGGTCATTGAATTCTTGAGATCTAAAGGCTTTACTGGAAATGTTGGCATTAATCCCAATTATCCAGGCGTGATTTGGTTTGGTTCTTAAGGACTAAGCCATAACATAAATATCAAAGCCCACTTTCGTGGGCTTTGATATTTGGGCGATAAACAAGATTCATGATATTGCCAGCAACGCAGCACAAACTAGATTACCGCCCGAATCAGGGGCTAATCCCACATGCAGGGCTGATTAGGCTGCTCAGCGGTAATTTTCATATGACTGCGCTAACTCATACCCATTGCTGGCTGCAAACTTCTTGTGAGTAACCTTTGCAATTGCCAACAGACTGGCCACACGCGGCACAAGAAGAAACCAGCCAAAATCGCCAACAGGAGATGCTGCGGATGTCCCGAACCGGGACGAGTGTGAAACATACTCAGCAGCGGTGATATTTTGAAAGAAATAACCATAAAACGTAATGTCTACTCCCGGGGGTATTAGCCCGGACAGGCGCAGGCTAATGTAGTCGGCCGCCACGACCAGAATCTGAAGAGCAAAGCACACACACATAAGAAATATGAGGTCCAGGAAGTTTGCCCTTCTCCCAGATTGAAGCGACGCAACGGCAAAGCCACTTACAGCGCAAAATGCCAGGAGAACCGCCCCCACAGGAACAATAAACCAAAGCGTAATGGAAAAGATGTCATATCCCAACCCCCGCTGAACAGCGAAATTCAGAGCAACAGTAAGCAGGAGCGTAACTACGCAAAGTATCCAGGCTTTGAAAGGGGAAAAATCAATCGAAATGGTTTGGCTCATGGCAATTTACCAAGGATGAAATGCGAACATTCATTAAACGAGATGCGCAGCCAGCCTCAATACGTCCCTAATAGCGCAGTGTTGCTTGCCCAAGTTTCAAACTTCGCGGGAGATATAAAGCAGACTCTCACATTTCAACAAAAATGCTGCATTTTACATTCTTACTAAGAAATTACGACTAATTCAACAAGTCACCGTTGTAAAAGTGACAAGCCTGCCTGATCAAGCGTTTGCAACGCTAGTCAGCGAAAGGCTCTTTCAGTAATGATTGGGGATATTGTTTAAAGCGGCAGACAGCGGGGCCTGCCAGCGTGCATCAGTACATCGTAATTTTTTTCCTCAACAAAAGCCCCTTGCAACGCTTAGCTTTTGCGTTACCCCTGCCTTACGTCATCGCCGCGCCAACCGCTTGCCGCACCGGTATCCCCGCTGGATCAAAGCCTTCAAGGCAATGAACATTAATGCCCAAGTTGTCTGGGGTAACACGTTTGCGGTGGAAGGGGTAGATGCCACAGACCTTACAAAAGAAATGGCGCGCAGTTTTGGTATGAAATTGATATTCGGTCAGCGCCTCTTCCCCTGCAATCAAACGGAACTGGCTTTCATGCACCTTTACCATGAGCGCGTTTTTCTTGCTGCAGATAGAGCAATCGCACATGGTCAGCTCGGGGAAATCGGTTTCAATCTCAAAACGAACAGCACCACAATGGCAGCTGCCAGCGTATTTTTGCATTGGACGGGCCGACATAGATTCTCCGCAGTAAATGGCTACATGATGACAACAGACTGAATATGGATCGAGTATTGCAGAAAGCCAGTGATGCGGATAGAGCAGAATGTATAAGTCTTTGCATCAGTTTGCAGCCCCCTCCTTTTGCAAAGAGGGAGCCAGAGCACAGCTGTAAAACACACCTGTGCAGACATGGCCTGAATGCGCGGTAAGCCAGCCCGACCTAAACCAGCTTGCTTTAGGGCAGCGCAAACTGGATTAAAAAATCAATGAAACTGACGCACTTCTACCGGCGCACGGCAGGCCACGGCGGCTTTGCGGCCCCATGCTATGGCTTCTTCCAGATTGGCCACTTGCAACACCCAAAAGCCGCCGACATGCTCGGTGGTATTCAGGTATGGCCCTTCGCTGACCTGCAGCTGGCCATTAGCCTGCAAGCTGATGGATTTTGCGTGCGCTGCCGAATGCAGACCACCAACAAAAACGCGGACACCCGCAGCCACCATTTCATCATTAAGTGCGTCGATGGCAAGACCCATGGCCGGATCTTCTGAAATGGATGGATTGTAGCCACTGGGGCGGTGGATAGATAAGCAATACATTGCCATGTGATTTCCTGCTGGTGATTGAGAAAAACGCTGATTGTTTCAGCTCAGTCATTTTTGCTCAGGCGCAAACGCCTACTCAAAACCATTTTGAAAAAGCAGCTCCGCCTGATCAGGCTGCACACTAAAGCCGAAATAATGATCAAGAATGTTTTGCATTTCATCCGCGCTCTGAATTATTTTAACGCTGCTATCTATTTTACTGCGAAGACTCAATTGCCGGTTATGCAACACTAGGCGTTGCATGCCATCGATACGTGTAACCATCAGATCACGCAAAAAAATTGATTCATTTGCGGTTGCCGCAAAATAATTACCAACATGGCAATCCGGCGGATAAGCGCTGGTTAAATCAAACCAATATAAATTATTCCATTCGCCTTTTATTTCACGCTGCAAATACCAGCCTGCAGGTGTTTGCTCGGGCAATAAACGATATTGATCAATGCCCTGATCAAACACCACGCCTGCCTGCAATGGAACAGGCTCACAAATCCCTCCTCCGCCAAAGCCCGCATCTAATAGCCACGTTTGCCCTTCCTGCTCCACCGTCATAATTAAGTGCGATCTGGGGCGCTCTTGCACCCGCTCTTTATTCAGTAATACCCGCGCCATATGCAGAGTTGTTTTCAAACCGAGGTGATTTAATAGTGATGCGAACAGCGTATTAATTTCGTAGCAATATCCGGGGCGGCCTTGAATTAATAGTTTTTCAACTAATGCATCATGATTCAACTCAGGGAGATTGCCCAGCAAGAGATCAACATTGCCAAATGCAATGGATTCAACATGCCGCCTTTGTAAAAAAGCCAGCCCTGCCCGATCAAGCGTTGGCCAGCTTATCAGCGAAAGGCGTTTTAAATAGTGCTCA from the Iodobacter fluviatilis genome contains:
- a CDS encoding GFA family protein, with the protein product MSARPMQKYAGSCHCGAVRFEIETDFPELTMCDCSICSKKNALMVKVHESQFRLIAGEEALTEYQFHTKTARHFFCKVCGIYPFHRKRVTPDNLGINVHCLEGFDPAGIPVRQAVGAAMT
- a CDS encoding YciI family protein, with the translated sequence MAMYCLSIHRPSGYNPSISEDPAMGLAIDALNDEMVAAGVRVFVGGLHSAAHAKSISLQANGQLQVSEGPYLNTTEHVGGFWVLQVANLEEAIAWGRKAAVACRAPVEVRQFH
- a CDS encoding arylamine N-acetyltransferase family protein, with the translated sequence MTWLEHYLKRLSLISWPTLDRAGLAFLQRRHVESIAFGNVDLLLGNLPELNHDALVEKLLIQGRPGYCYEINTLFASLLNHLGLKTTLHMARVLLNKERVQERPRSHLIMTVEQEGQTWLLDAGFGGGGICEPVPLQAGVVFDQGIDQYRLLPEQTPAGWYLQREIKGEWNNLYWFDLTSAYPPDCHVGNYFAATANESIFLRDLMVTRIDGMQRLVLHNRQLSLRSKIDSSVKIIQSADEMQNILDHYFGFSVQPDQAELLFQNGFE